GTTCGGCCTTTTTACGCGAGGTAATATCATTTTGAACACCAATAAAGTGTGTCACTTGGCCGGCCTCATTCTTCACAGGCGAAATGAAAAGCTCATTCCAAAAAAGCGTTCCGTCGGGATTATTGACCATCGGATTTGTATTTAAATATGGGAAGGCTTTAATTGAAGACAAGGCAAAAGCGATAGTGCAAATGTAAATAACTGCCAAACCTTTCAGACTTTGGCTTTGTTTACTTTATGGATGAATCGGTTAAACTCTTTCGCAAAATGCCGATTACCTCCATTTATCAATAAAGGTTATAAAAGATTACCGAAACTTTAGGACTTTGCCATTTGCACTGACCCTTACACATTTTGGAAATCAGCTATTATCTCTCATTATTTTAAAAAATGGTATGAAAAAAGCAGCAAGTAAAAAGATTCGACCGTTGCAAAAGCAAAAGCGCCCCGGATTAGAAATAAATATGACACCAGTTCCTGACACTTCGCCGTTAAAGTATCCTGCAGAAGGAAAATTGAAAAATAAGGTAGCATTAATTACGGGAGGAGATAGCGGCATTGGGAAAGCTGTAGCTTTGTTATTTGCGAAGGAGGGAGCTGAAATTGTTATTGCCTATCTTAGTGAAACAAAAGATGCAAAACAAACCCAGAAAGAGGTTGAATCCTTCTCAAGAAAATGTACGCTGATTAAAGGTGATTTGGGAAAAGAAAATCACTGTAAAAAAGTAATTGAATTTACAATAAAAACGCATAAGAAAGTTGATATTATCGTTAATAACGCGGGGCTGCATTGGGAAACAGAATCAATTGAAAAAATTACCACTGAACAGCTACATAAGACTTTTCAGAATAATTTCTATTCCTATTTCTGGATTACGAAGTATGCCATGCCTTATCTTAAGAAGGGGGCAAGTATCATTAATACATCCTCGGTGACTGCATATCGAGGCAGTCCAAAGTTGATCGATTATTCTGCAACAAAAGGTGCAATAATTTCTTTTACACGAAGTTTGTCAGCAAATCTTATCGCTAAAGGAATTAGGGTCAATGCTGTTGCGCCCGGTCCGGTATGGACTCCATTGATAGCGTCTTCATTTGATCCTAAAAAGAATTCCGAATTTGGAAGCGACTCCCCAATGGGAAGGGCAGGAATGCCAAATGAAATTGCGCCAAGCTTTCTATTTCTAGCTAGCAAAGATTCACATTTTATGAGCGGTCAGGTTTTACATCCCAATGGCGGAGAAGTCGTCAACGGTTAGCCAATGAATAAGTCACAATCAGATCTGCAAGTCGTCAATCTAATAAGGCTTTCAGTTTTTCAAAATCTTCTCTAATATGGGGTGATTGTCCCGCCAATGGATGAATGACTAAAGAGCCAATTAAATTTGTTGACAAAGGTTAAGTTGCAGTCTTATCTATTTTGGTAATTAATAAGTGGTTTATTTGCAAGTGATTATTGTGTTTTGTCTCAACTTTTATCACCAAACTATCATCCTTTGCTAGACGTTCTTCGTGGGGGAGGGTTTAACAGAACGACAATAATGGCGATAACTAGTAAAACGTTTATATTCCCTGTAGCATAACCTCCAAAGAAACTAAACGCCCAAATAATGACTAAAATAACAGCAATGATATATAATAAATTTCCCATAATATATTTGTTTTTGCAGTAGAACAGCCTTCGATGGATTATGGTTTGAATGGATATAATTTTAACGTTAGTTATTCGTTATCAATCATTAGTTGTTCGTTATCAATAAAGTGTACAGTTTTCAGTGACCAACTACCAAACTGGTTTGCAAATTACACTTTAGAATAAACGTATTTATAACTTTTCCCGTATATAAATACCCTATTGTCTTTTTTTATTATTTGCTTATTTTTTTATCTGTATTTAAAATTAAGCGCAAAAATCCATTAAAATTTGCTTAATAGGCTTTGTAAATAAGGACAACGTATTTTTACCACTAACAATGCTATTTATTTTACATGCAAATTGGCCCTCAAAATTAGCACTCTTCTTGTTATCCTTTTCTTGTAAAATCATTTTAAACAATCAGTTGAATAAAGAAAGAGGATAAGTTATGAACAACCACAATTTAAATGTACTCATCAACGAAAAAAGAAGTTTACTTCATCATTTTGCTGCTAAATTTACTGCTGATCCGGATGAAAAGGAAGACCTGATCCAAGAAACGTGGATACGCGCATTGAAGTCCATAGACAATTTTGTTCAGCATCCGAAGCTAATGAGCTGGTTATATGTAATTATGAAACATACTTACATCAATAAGTATAGAAAAGCAAAGCGCACCACCGAGATTCAAGATCAATATGTGGTCTTGGAAAGTACAAATAAAACTGAACTCAACAAAGGGATCAATAAGTTTATGGCCGAAGATATCGAACGTGCGATGAACAGCTTAACGGCAGAAAACTATGAAATTTTCCGTTTGTTTTTAGATGGTTATAAATACCATGAAATTGCATCCTATTTTGATATGCCAGAAGGTACAATAAAAACTCGAATCCATATGGTAAGAAAAAAGCTGCAAAAACAGCTTAAGGTCTACCGGTTAAATTGAAATCCCAATAAATAAAAACAAGCGCTAACGTTTCAGTTTAGTTTGATTTTTGCAAAAGGCTGACTTTTTAAGGTCAGCCTTTCTTTAGTATACTTTCAAAACAATAGTTCCTTTGCGGAAATCGTATGGTCATCAACTGAACATGATTGCACTCCGACGAAGGTTCATCCCGGCTGCAGCTTTTCAACTATTTTCCAATAGTCCTCTTTTTTATCATAGCGAAGTAGCCAGGTTTCCTGGGGCACTTTCTCTTCCTTATCGGTTGAATGTTCACCCACTGTAATCGTGATCTCTGAAGGAAGAGCGTGGATAATTTCGGCGTAGGCTTTTTCGCCACCGAGGAATTCGATAATCGCTGGCATCGCATTATAACCAATTTCCGGGCTGAATAAGAACTCAGCTATGCCGCCATAATGAATCTCAGTACCATGAAAAATAATACCATTCATAATCTTACAAATTGAAAGTTAAAGTTATAGTGATCTTATCTCAGATCATAAATTTTGGAATTTTGATCTGCGATAATTCTAACAGTCGTATGCCATTTTTGTTTTTTTGGCGATCCAATAATTTATTTTGCAAAAGCAATCTATTTGTTTTTGAGACGTGTTATATCAGTAATTAGAAAGCAGGAGCTTGAGGGTGAAATAGAAAAATTTTCAGACAAAAAGGATTCAAAAAAATAATATATTCATCATGAACGTAAAAAGAATATTTGGAACTCTTCTCACAGTATTGGGTATTGTAGGACTAATCTATACCGGCTATGAATTGATCATGAAAAGTAATGCCTATACGAATTTGGCAGTAGTCGGCATTTTGGCGCTTATTTTCTTCTCATCAGGAATAAGTCTTGTGAAGAACACTAAAGACGAGTCATAAAGGCGGTTCATTTTTGGAAGTCTAATTTTCGGCTTTTGCTAAAAATTAATGAAGGTCGGATTATCTAGTCCGACCTTCGTACATGAATTTTACTTAATATAGTTGAGAATATAAATAACAACTATATACCTCGCATTGTTTTCGTAAAAAGCCTTTTGCTGGTGGCCAAGGTTTTTGTTGTATTTCAACTATTTTTGGGCAGCCTTATCGTTTATGAAACCGCCTGCTATCCCTGTTAATACTTCGTCGGTATCCTTCTCATTGTCTAAGGTTTTTTGGAGCAGTGAAGCTACATCGTCGTGTCCCATCGTTTCTGCAAATGTGCGAAGAGTGCCGTAAGTAGCGATCTCGTAGTGTTCTACTTTCTGTGCTGCAAGGATGAGGCCTGCATCTCTGGTAAAAGTATCCTTTTCTGTGTCAGAAATGATCGAATCGGCTTCATCAAGCAGACCCTGCATAGCGTCACATTTTTTAGCAACAGCTTTTTCTCCCAATTGCTCAAATACCTGTTCAAGAGTTTCTATATGTTTCTGAGTTTCCTTGGTATGCTTTTCAAAAGCAGCAGCGAGTTTTTCGCTAGTTGCCGCTTTCTGCATTTTGGGTAAAGCTTTCACTAAGTGTTTCTCGGCCCAATAAATGTCTTTTAGTTCATCGACGAAAAACTCGTGGAATTCACTGTCTTTCATTTTTCCGGTATTACCAGAAAGTTTTTTTGTGGCATTTTTTGCCGTTACAGATTTTGTAGTTGCTATAATAAAAATTTTAAGTGTTATTGCATAGATAACCCAGCCCAAACCACTTTAGTTCAATAAAAGATATTTAACTGTTACCATATAAAAGCGAAAGCGATATTCTCTTCTTAGGTTTGGTACAATCCTGTTAGCGAAACCTTTCGCACAACAATATTGTTCAGATTAATATTTATCAGGCCATAAAAAGCAATTTGCTAAATCAGAGAAAACCATTTCATATTGAGTTTTGTGCTATATCAAAATCGAATTAACTGGTAGCGTAATATGCATTTTATTATTTACCAATATATTAATTTTTAAAATACCGATCATGGCCGATAATAAATCAAAAAAAGGAAAAACAGCTAGAAATAGATCACCTAAAGATACAGCTATGGGATTAGCTAAATATCGGCAAAAGCGTGCCGAAGAGAAAACACCGGAACCCTTTGGCGGTAAACCAAGTGGAACAGAATTGCGCTTTGTGGTTCAGAAACACGACGCTTCACACCTGCATTATGACTTTCGTCTTGAGATGGATGGTGTTCTGAAAAGCTGGGCGGTACCTAAGGGGCCTTCAGTCGATCCAGGTGTAAAACGTCTTGCTATGATGGTTGAAGACCATCCCTATGATTATCGGAATTTTGAAGGAATCATCCCAAAAGGGCAATACGGCGGCGGTACAGTTATTGTCTGGGACGAAGGAACCTATGCACCTGCTGAAGGCGATTTTAAGGATGTTCCGAAACAAGAAAAAGAACTTTCACATCAGCTGTATTCTGGTAAGCTAAAATTGAAACTCAATGGCAAAAAACTCAAAGGCGAATTTGCTCTTGTTAAAGCCCAGGGCAGGGGAGATAACGGTTGGTTGCTGATGAAACTGGATGATAAATATGCCAGCGAAAAAGACATAACGACGAAAGATAAGTCGGTGCTATCTGGCAAATCCATTGCGCAGATGGAGCAATCTCCATATCATGTATATGGAGAACGTATCATTAAAAAAGACAGTACCGTTAAAGATAAACGCTCTGTAAAAGCCAAAGCATCTGAGCTTATCAATGATCAACTTGATGCAGTTCCTAAAAATAAATCTTCGAAGAAAACAGATCTGCAAGATTTATTGAAAAATACAGCAAAGCAAAAATTCTATTCCCACATTGAGCCCATGCTTGCCACATTGGTCGATAAGCCTTTTGATGATGATGACTGGATCTATGAAGTAAAATGGGATGGGTATCGGGCGGTAGCTTTTATAAACAAAGGGGAAGTGGAATTGAAGTCCCGCAACGATAAAAGCTTTAATGAAAAATTCTATCCCATTTATGACAATTTAAAGGAGCTTGGATTAAATGCCATATTGGATGGGGAAGTAGTGGTGCTTGGTGAAAACGGAAAGGCCAATTTCGGCTCTTTACAAAACTGGCGCAGTGAAGCAGATGGCGATCTGGTTTATTACGTATTTGATATCCTCTGGTACAATGGGCAAGATTTAAAAGATCTTACGCTGTTTGAACGTAAAACTATATTACAGGAAATCTTACCAGAACGGAAAAGCATTCTAGTCAGTGAACATTTTGAAACTTCGGGAACCCAGTTCCTTGAAGAAGCCAGGAAACTGGGCCTTGAAGGAATTATGGCCAAACGAAAAGATAGTATATATCATGTCCATAACCGTTCAAAGGACTGGCTAAAGATCAAGGCGAATAAAAGACAGGAGGTCGTGATAGGGGGATACACGCTGAATGATGACTCCAGTAAATTATTCAGTAGTATTCTTGTAGGTGTCTATGATGGAAAAAAATTAGTCTATACAGGTAAAGTCGGTACAGGTTTCAATGAAAAACTACAGAAGCAGATGATGCAGCTTTTTAAACCGCTTATCATTTCTAAAACGCCTTTCGGGGAAGAACCAGATGTAAACAAACCATCACGCTTTAGACCCAATCCACCACACGCCACGGTGACCTGGCTCAAACCCGAACTCGTCTGTGAGGTTAGTTTTACGGAATTGACAAGTGATGGCGTGATGCGGCATCCTTCTTTTAATGGAATGCGCGAGGACAAAAGTCCTAAGAAAGTTATTTTGGAGGAGGCAGCTCCTATAGCAGAAATATTTAATGACATGGAAGATAAAATAATTGCTCCACGAAGTAAAGGTGAGCGTAAAACGCTATTGAATCCGAAAGATAACACGCAGGTCAAAAAGATCAATGGGCATGAGTTAAAATTCACGAACCTAGATAAGATCTTTTGGCCAAAAGAGGGAATAACAAAAAGAGATCTTATCAATTATTATTATCAGGCAGCTCCATTTATATTGCCTTATTTAAAAGATCGTCCCCAAAGCATGAACAGATTTCCCGATG
The DNA window shown above is from Sphingobacterium thalpophilum and carries:
- a CDS encoding SDR family oxidoreductase, which produces MKKAASKKIRPLQKQKRPGLEINMTPVPDTSPLKYPAEGKLKNKVALITGGDSGIGKAVALLFAKEGAEIVIAYLSETKDAKQTQKEVESFSRKCTLIKGDLGKENHCKKVIEFTIKTHKKVDIIVNNAGLHWETESIEKITTEQLHKTFQNNFYSYFWITKYAMPYLKKGASIINTSSVTAYRGSPKLIDYSATKGAIISFTRSLSANLIAKGIRVNAVAPGPVWTPLIASSFDPKKNSEFGSDSPMGRAGMPNEIAPSFLFLASKDSHFMSGQVLHPNGGEVVNG
- a CDS encoding lmo0937 family membrane protein, which encodes MGNLLYIIAVILVIIWAFSFFGGYATGNINVLLVIAIIVVLLNPPPRRTSSKG
- a CDS encoding RNA polymerase sigma factor; protein product: MNNHNLNVLINEKRSLLHHFAAKFTADPDEKEDLIQETWIRALKSIDNFVQHPKLMSWLYVIMKHTYINKYRKAKRTTEIQDQYVVLESTNKTELNKGINKFMAEDIERAMNSLTAENYEIFRLFLDGYKYHEIASYFDMPEGTIKTRIHMVRKKLQKQLKVYRLN
- a CDS encoding ferritin-like domain-containing protein, with protein sequence MATTKSVTAKNATKKLSGNTGKMKDSEFHEFFVDELKDIYWAEKHLVKALPKMQKAATSEKLAAAFEKHTKETQKHIETLEQVFEQLGEKAVAKKCDAMQGLLDEADSIISDTEKDTFTRDAGLILAAQKVEHYEIATYGTLRTFAETMGHDDVASLLQKTLDNEKDTDEVLTGIAGGFINDKAAQK
- the ligD gene encoding DNA ligase D, translating into MADNKSKKGKTARNRSPKDTAMGLAKYRQKRAEEKTPEPFGGKPSGTELRFVVQKHDASHLHYDFRLEMDGVLKSWAVPKGPSVDPGVKRLAMMVEDHPYDYRNFEGIIPKGQYGGGTVIVWDEGTYAPAEGDFKDVPKQEKELSHQLYSGKLKLKLNGKKLKGEFALVKAQGRGDNGWLLMKLDDKYASEKDITTKDKSVLSGKSIAQMEQSPYHVYGERIIKKDSTVKDKRSVKAKASELINDQLDAVPKNKSSKKTDLQDLLKNTAKQKFYSHIEPMLATLVDKPFDDDDWIYEVKWDGYRAVAFINKGEVELKSRNDKSFNEKFYPIYDNLKELGLNAILDGEVVVLGENGKANFGSLQNWRSEADGDLVYYVFDILWYNGQDLKDLTLFERKTILQEILPERKSILVSEHFETSGTQFLEEARKLGLEGIMAKRKDSIYHVHNRSKDWLKIKANKRQEVVIGGYTLNDDSSKLFSSILVGVYDGKKLVYTGKVGTGFNEKLQKQMMQLFKPLIISKTPFGEEPDVNKPSRFRPNPPHATVTWLKPELVCEVSFTELTSDGVMRHPSFNGMREDKSPKKVILEEAAPIAEIFNDMEDKIIAPRSKGERKTLLNPKDNTQVKKINGHELKFTNLDKIFWPKEGITKRDLINYYYQAAPFILPYLKDRPQSMNRFPDGIEGEGFYFKNVTDTAPDWAETYFYHSDTDNKDKHYLVGKDEATLLYMVNLGCIEMNPWSSTVKKPENPSFCIIDLDPDKNSFNQVVEAAQVTKSILDDMGVPSYCKTSGSTGLHIYIPLGGKYSYDQSKEFARVVVTLVHNELPKFTSLERSIKDRKGKMYLDFLQNRPHATIAAAYAVRPKPGATVSMPLHWDEVKKGLKISDFHLLNAIERMNSEGDIFKPVLGKGIDLKKVIEKYTK